TCCACACTCGTGCGGGACTCCGTCTCGCTGTCCGATTCGTCTTTCTGTACAAATAAAGGGCTAAGTGTgtgaatttgatatttttaaaaggtttgatttttgtatgttaaaaataatatttggtaaaaaaattgcatttagCCACGGATTTAGTCATACTATCTAGCCGCACTCTAGCACCAccattacattttcattaaattattagcaaaaaataaagatcACACTAGAAAAAGTACTttaatcattttccataacaCATTgtagggtgaatttcacgaagttttgaacgccgccgcaGACTGTTTACTAAATTATGTATCATACAcagtgataaatttaattatcctattttataaataagtaaaagtactggtacatacaatgtttaattattttttttaatctttattcgaaaaaaatgtcggacacgaatgaaacgctacacgccgcgttcaaacttCACTTTAGTGAAATTCACCACGTAGTCAAAGTTTATTAAAGTGAAAACGGTGACCACCAAAATCAGTGTAGTCAATTGTGACTACTGAGTGTAAAAactctctcttcatagtcatatacCGCATGGCTGAGgtagtagttttaaataatatcctTTACCTATATTCTATTCAACATGGACTGATataaaaggtaaacaaaaagACGAGAAATAAACAAGCCAGTAAGCGACATGACTCCATAGAAAATCAGAATAAAATGAACAGAGGTATAACGAGAAATAATATCTTTTGCtcaaggtttttttaattttgtctcagtccaagatAAATGAAGGTATATTGGCACAATTTGtcacgaatttttttttattttataccaaaatgttgaaaatgtcATGCTACGGTTTTAGTTAACTGAATTTAATAGGTAGTTAGCAAAAACAACACAAATCAAACCATCAGTTATATTGCGCTATACAGAAAAATCACGAAGATTACCTTTAGTGTGAACGCTGTGTAGACGGGCGGGTTGGTGTGGTAGCGGCACGCGGAGGACGGCAGCGGCAACTTGGGGATCGGCTCCGCACACACGCACAGGCCGCGCGTGTCGCCACACGCCGCGAACAACACCtgcagatatattttattttttatctttatatcgCTGTCTGCCTTTACCTGTTcagttttataatgtttgttcCTCTGAATTTtgctatattattaatattaatatcattcGATCGTTTCATACAAAGTTCTAATTCTGTATTAAGTAtccacaatatttttagaatctatattttttgtttctattatttcttCTGCAATATGattcaaaacaatatatagattataaatcgtaatcataattaatattataaatgcgaaagtaaatttatttgtttggcaaaagctatttatatataagatatattgcagataatataatgaaatacatacagggtgtaaaattatattcgacATAgggaaaaatacatttcccTAAGAAAATCAGTTTTCGAGATAATGAGGGTTTAAcgttgaattaattttttgcacatttgtataatttatcacgCAAACATCATTTCATCCAAAGaaacctttttaaattttaaagaattttctaTCAAAACTAAcgataaagtttaaaacatgCAATGAACAGTGCCCATCGCATCGGCCCCAAACTCACCGCTCACGGCTGATTCGCGCGCGAGCGGTCATTGACCGTGCTTTTTTTGAAttcttgtattattttttccagtCAAGTTTTAACTCTTAGTGAGTTTAACTGGTGGTCCGGACCTGGTGCGCGTCGTGCAGCACGTGGCGCAGACAGTGGCGCGCGGCCGGCAgtgcggcgcgcgcgcagcgaCCGCCGTCCGCGTGCGCGCAGCGCGACAGCGACTGGTTGCGCGGGTGCGGGTTGTTGTCGCGCTGACGtacacatacaaaatacaatatcagTATCATTATTTCacgggttcgatacccggtcggatcgcgatggaaaattatctttttctgattggcccgggtcttggacgtttatctatatatgtattttttataaaatattgtgtcgttaagttagtatcccataacacaaatctccaAATTACTTTGGGAcaagctcaatctgtgtgatttgtcctaatatatttatttattatgataatcatCCTTGAAAAACTAaatgctcccgtgggattaGAAAATAAACGCGGGAGAAACCGCgagcaatatatatatatataattatattaatcttcTTTCTCATGAGAAATTCACACAGGCGAAGGCCCGTACAAAAACTAGTAATAgataaggaaaaaataaaaactgttaaTGATAATATTGACAAATGACTCAttctaactataatattataaacgcaaaagtaactttgttacctcttcacgctctgtctactcaaccaatcttcttgaaattttgcatacatgtagtttgaagtatacaGAAAGTAGTAACTGGTCCCGAGAGAAATCACGCGGACGAaaccgcggacaaaagctaatcaacaattatactatattacaatattttagtaatcGAAAATTCCACTTCAATTATATcgaattgatcagttttattgatcacatgattataatatatcagACAGATACATCTTCAGTTGTGTCTCAATTATCAGTATAgccaacaacagcattcccaaataCGGGTTGACATCAAGCCGgtggccggtcgtaaaatcagtTCAATCTTCAGTTTATAATTTACGCTTCAGTCAAGATTTAAGAGAGAAAAAGAACAAAACTTGACTTTTTTGCAACTTCAACATTTTGAGACTAAAGATATAATTCACCTTGTTTCTCTTGTGGTTTAGCTTCCTCGCCAGCACGGCGTTGACACCATGCGGCCGCCTGTACGACTGGTACGCCAGCAGCTTGCGCAGCTGACGGCGTTCACGAGCTGACAGAGGCCCGCTGACGGCTTGGGCGTTTATACTGCCTGGAATGGAATcaacaaatcaatattaagatataaaattaatataaagggGGCACAATAATgtgcaaaaaacaaaaaaataataataagtttttttaaagaaaaacagCTTATATTATCGTCAGATCTTTTGTGCGTGAACGcgtgaataaaaaatcatgtcagcgCAGTTGGCGAGTttcctcgtcgggagccgatcttGGGTGCATCATCAGGTcacgcttatcataataatacattatcatggaaactgaagcgacgtggaaaatttcaattctGTAGTACATCATTCTGTAGTATTAGCGGAAGTAACtatgtgaaatttaacttgtaagATAGatagactgacagacagacaaacatcagTACAAGTTACAGTAAATGCTTATAATGACTTACAATACTGTTCCCTTTCAGCTTTAAGGTTTGTCAAATATTTCCTCCTCGCAGATAGCAGTAAGGTGCGCAGCCTCTCCATCTGCCTTATATACGCTGACTGTAACGATTTTAATACGTTCTTAGCTTCGCATACAGCTTCTTCGGCTGTGTAGACTCCCGCTCGCctgacaataaattaaaatttcattattcaaaCTACCTTTTGCCCGCGTCTTCttccgcgttaattttccgggatgataGGTACACTATGTCCCCTTCTCCACACTTTAAAcaacatgtatgcaaaatttcaagaagattggttgagtagctATCTAgcctgtttgtttgtttacaacatacaaactaacaaacatgtactatttgtattgtgtgtactagtgaactaaactgtccaccagtgtgcaggtttcctcacgatgttttccttcaccggaagcaagtgatgatggtctatgaaaaatactaatacAAGAGTCAAATTACACTTGATtgcaaactcatatggcacgaatagggttcgaacctgggacctttcgttCTCAGACGGAAGGTCTTAATTACTAGGCCACCGCcgcttcaataaataaatatatgttggaAACAAATATGGGAGGCTTTTGACCAGCAGTGGGACCTCGagagctacataaaaaaaatatgcctcACCATAGAGGCTGCTCCTCGCACGGCACGTCTTCAGCATCTGACAGGTCGAACGTGTGACAATCTGTCATGTTGACGCTGTCACTGTCACTGTCGCTGGCGCTGCAGCACTCCATTATGGAGGCCGAATAGGCGGCGTTTTGGGCTGTGGCGTCGATTTGCTctgaatgaaatataataaaatttatttgcatgttGTTGAAAGACTATAAGGCCAAGttctgtagttttttttaatatgtataaaaatttataagaaaaaacatttgtaatgtatgtaggtatataaaaaaaatgtatttcttttactaacactagtatatgtaaacattgttactaacattatgtggactttgaaataaatataggaaatCTAATTGAATTTGGTCCACGACTCCGTCCGCGTGATTTTTCCACGGGAGCAgagtgcgtagtgcgactttggtatttacatctcaccatcgagtcgattcgcagtgagacgcagcgaaccaatcacagcaCGCCTTTCTAACGCAACGGTGTCGTTaaacaccgcaatgtgattggttcactCAGTCCGAATCGGttcgatagtgagaaatgAAAAGCAAACTCACACTTAGCCCCGTGgtattttttcgggatgaaaagcgcctaatatgtacttaaatttttaatacaatgcctattttattattacggtTTTGACTCGTGCAGAGAACCCCTATAGATTTTAGTTAAACAATAGGCACTAAAAATGgtgataagtattttttaaaggtaACAATATGTGTACAATGTGGAGGTTATCTACTTCTGTTTTGTCTATTATAAATGACGAGTTTATTGTACTTTCGTGAACAATAACATGTATAGATGTGATAACAATTCTTTTGTGTTTGAATGTCGGTTAAATTAAAAGGATTGTCAAAGACTTTTAAAGTGATAATATCACatcattttaaacaaatggttttatttttttgttaaatgtacaaaaacattttcataagaGCAAACGAAGAAACTTTTTACCGCAGGCGAAGtcttgtgtaaaaaataccagtacaaataattgaaaattaacaaagaatatatatacttatgtaaaagttctaatgttataaatgtagtttgttacctcttcacgctctatctactcaaccaatcttctcgAAATTTTGCGCACATGTATTTtaaagtgtggagaaggacatagtgtacctttcatcccggaaaaataactgttcccgtgggaaatttacgcgggcgaagccgcgggcaaaagctagtatatacatattttttgtttatccagttgttgccgATCCTTATCGAAGGCCGACAGTTCGTCGGACCTTCGGTATGCCTTGCGATCTTTTCCCATCAGTCGGTACCCAAGAAGTCACTCTTATAAATAAGGgatataagtaattatgacataaatagAACATAGACTCACTGAAGGGATCGACAGGCGTTGGAGCTGTTTGGTCCTGATCAGCCGGATCACTCACCACCGACACTGAGGACGCGCACGAAGTAGTTCGGGGGCGTTCGGGCCTTCAATAATAACAAGCAAATACATTAGGCAACATTTGACACGCAACATATGACCTATCTCACGTATTACCATTGACTCGAGTGAAATAGCGCATAGTCGATCTCACTCGttcaaattgtaatgaaaaggaaagaacgATATGTTGCGCGCCAAATGTTCCCGgcggtgaatttcacgagcgttttgaacgccgccgtgggctgtcattattagtgtttattaaattgtaccatacacagtaatcaatttaattatcctattatataaatagtactggtacaatgttaaaatTCAACGCTCGATCGtgaatattaagtatattcaCGATCGAGCGTTGAATTTTTTCCATCTGTCTATacttttctctgtctacggtTACAGCACTGGACGATCTCCTGTGCcggaaattttaaatatttcttaatataCGTATCTCGATCGTGAATAGAACCCTCGATGTCtaaaagctaaataaatactacttTTCTCTGTATACATTTACACTCTCATTTGAGCGACTTCTCGGTTGCTTCCtcaaagacaaaaattattgaaatataaatatattaggacaaatcacacagattgagtgagccccaaagtaagttctcgacttgtgttatgggatactaactcaacgataccatattttataacatataaatatatataaataaacatccaagacccgggctaatcagaaaaagatcattttccatcatgacccgaccggggatcgaacccgggatctctcggttcagagcttagcactttaccactgcgccaccgaggtcaaaaacatgagtttacattttttacaatgtggtgttaaaagaaaaacttaattctacatttttgaaatatgtagAATTAAGTTTTCCTCAATCGTTGGGCGTCGGAGTCCAAGGTCCGCCTAACCTTCTACGGTCACCTCCACATTTGAGAgatttcccggtttcttcctcagccgttgggCGTCGGAGTGCAGAGTCCGCTTATAGTTTACAGCACTGACCTGACATAATGCTGGAGCTGGTTGAGCAGCGTTTCGGTGGTAGTTACAGGAGGCGGCGGCGCCGTGGCGCGATGGCGGCTATGTAATGCCGCCCTAGCGTGCTCGAAACATAAGCTGCAATTAATTATACTACATTTTACccatactaacattataaagagaaaagatttgatgaaatttggcacagagatagacgaaacgtaacataggctacttttttataaatatacttgtCTTACCCGCCGCtagtaatgaaattaattaacttataAGACCCACATTTGTCAATTGaagtctttggagaaaaggccgcggtgaagtttgttgcgcagCTTCTTCTTCAACCGCGCTTTGGGAGTCGGCgcggcggtagacttagttttaagttaatttttgacgtcaatatgtATCGTCTTAagttgaataattttgaatttgaaattatgattAACTAACGGCCTATCCTGGCTTTGCGCTGGTAACACTAAATTCAATTATACACCTAATTCTTTCCTCAGGCATACACTGTCTATTGGtggaaaccgcatgaaaatgcGTGCAGTAGTCTTTGAGTTTATcgggaacagacagacaatcgcggcaaaggactttgttgTATAGTAAGGATAGGAGTTTTACAAAAGTGACACAAGCTATTATGGTCGTCTTGTACAAAATTGATACTATGGATATTTGCATAGGTAGAAAGGGGACAGATCTTAATAGTAAAACTACATAGAACACCATATAGCTCACTGAT
This Plodia interpunctella isolate USDA-ARS_2022_Savannah chromosome 27, ilPloInte3.2, whole genome shotgun sequence DNA region includes the following protein-coding sequences:
- the LOC128681494 gene encoding KAT8 regulatory NSL complex subunit 2-like isoform X2 produces the protein MSQQPRKMMHLPKVRMLSRGPRPSSGIRITHVKSIKPPDPELVKKAEEDKLRAQLQKEIMSRSRACAFKGYDCTLPVVSGRQYCFSHITRDPTAPYRQCTHTYSDGERCQEPAPKEREHREQSLCFEHARAALHSRHRATAPPPPVTTTETLLNQLQHYVRPERPRTTSCASSVSVVSDPADQDQTAPTPVDPFKQIDATAQNAAYSASIMECCSASDSDSDSVNMTDCHTFDLSDAEDVPCEEQPLWRAGVYTAEEAVCEAKNVLKSLQSAYIRQMERLRTLLLSARRKYLTNLKAEREQYCSINAQAVSGPLSARERRQLRKLLAYQSYRRPHGVNAVLARKLNHKRNKRDNNPHPRNQSLSRCAHADGGRCARAALPAARHCLRHVLHDAHQVLFAACGDTRGLCVCAEPIPKLPLPSSACRYHTNPPVYTAFTLKKDESDSETESRTSVDSQDIRELEDNLPAHPGYD
- the LOC128681494 gene encoding KAT8 regulatory NSL complex subunit 2-like isoform X1 — encoded protein: MFLIRSENCQYLQAHNIRISELKPSDISKMSQQPRKMMHLPKVRMLSRGPRPSSGIRITHVKSIKPPDPELVKKAEEDKLRAQLQKEIMSRSRACAFKGYDCTLPVVSGRQYCFSHITRDPTAPYRQCTHTYSDGERCQEPAPKEREHREQSLCFEHARAALHSRHRATAPPPPVTTTETLLNQLQHYVRPERPRTTSCASSVSVVSDPADQDQTAPTPVDPFKQIDATAQNAAYSASIMECCSASDSDSDSVNMTDCHTFDLSDAEDVPCEEQPLWRAGVYTAEEAVCEAKNVLKSLQSAYIRQMERLRTLLLSARRKYLTNLKAEREQYCSINAQAVSGPLSARERRQLRKLLAYQSYRRPHGVNAVLARKLNHKRNKRDNNPHPRNQSLSRCAHADGGRCARAALPAARHCLRHVLHDAHQVLFAACGDTRGLCVCAEPIPKLPLPSSACRYHTNPPVYTAFTLKKDESDSETESRTSVDSQDIRELEDNLPAHPGYD